Proteins encoded together in one Camelina sativa cultivar DH55 chromosome 9, Cs, whole genome shotgun sequence window:
- the LOC104715399 gene encoding uncharacterized protein LOC104715399, whose amino-acid sequence MKTQIARLYLVHVGVLGLSRNSRIPLEYAKRALNEEAFESFQWGRVGFKSLVDSIKVLGLPNNAYTLHGCVHVLLIWAFESVKVLGASYGNVREGVDLPLLRWRGGRPRKDIEAFISGSKLLNNGELQVKHLVPKPLEFIYPDWPGQYCVYGVGEGLKKKLDNLLLDVINGEVDEREWDCVKKRKGEHTKKRERRQHVAGVSDDDFLETAPTSIRNVPNNAKEQKESVGDKCSAEKASGDKYSGVQGEDGSGRLFTMVETLGAKMDNIQISFSRAIAEVVFKLQGMESRMGNFESDVQLLKKVVINTTDGGAHTQGPLTLRNDEQKIEEIKHSDKDGYKVASCVRNPLAIKDKVMWSGSIKIEPEDSVERIPKQMVDSVQRVKRVQSWETEEGDKRAKYNDKVDGAGAQPVPINVIHPVSGGNPGSSDRKCESVVDLTKGTSSPASSHTVKDKEKARVKP is encoded by the exons ATGAAGACGCAGATAGCTCGGTTGTATCTTGTTCATGTTGGAGTGCTTGGTTTATCAAGGAACAGTCGGATTCCTCTGGAATACGCTAAAAGGGCGTTGAATGAAGAAGCATTTGAGAGTTTTCAATGGGGTAGGGTTGGATTCAAGAGTTTAGTTGATTCCATCAAAGTCCTTGGGTTACCTAACAATGCTTATACCCTCCATGGATGTGTCCATGTATTGCTGATATGGGCATTTGAGAGCGTGAAGGTGCTGGGGGCTAGCTACGGGAATGTAAGAGAAGGTGTAGATTTGCCTCTGTTAAGGTGGAGAGGAGGGAGGCCAAGGAAGGATATCGAAGCCTTCATATCCGGGAGCAAACTCCTTAATAATGGGGAG CTTCAGGTGAAGCATTTAGTACCTAAACCTTTGGAGTTCATATATCCAGATTGGCCAGGACAGTATTGTGTGTATGGTGTAGGagaaggtttgaagaagaaactggataaTCTGCTGTTAGACGTGATCAATGGCGAAGTGGATGAAAGAGAATgggattgtgtaaaaaaaaggaagggggaacatacgaagaagagggagaggaggcAACATGTTGCAGGGGTAAGTGACGATGATTTCCTTGAAACAGCCCCAACCAGCATCCGTAATGTCCCCAATAATGCGAAGGAGCAGAAAGAAAGTGTTGGGGACAAATGTTCAGCAGAGAAGGCGTCTGGAGATAAGTATTCAGGTGTGCAGGGTGAAGATGGTAGTGGAAGGTTATTTACTATGGTTGAAACACTAGGGGCGAAAATGGATAATATTCAGATATCGTTTTCTAGAGCAATAGCGGAAGTTGTGTTCAAACTTCAAGGTATGGAGAGTAGGATGGGTAACTTTGAGAGTGACGTTCAACTATTGAAGAAAGTTGTTATCAACACAACGGATGGAGGAGCGCATACGCAAGGACCTCTTACATTAAGAAATGACGAACAAAAAATAGAGGAG ATAAAGCATTCGGACAAGGATGGTTATAAAGTTGCTAGTTGTGTTAGGAATCCGTTAGCCATTAAGGATAAGGTCATGTGGTCTGGGAgtattaaaatcgaaccagAGGACAGTGTAGAGCGAATTCCAAAGCAGATGGTAGACAGTGTACAGCGTGTCAAAAGAGTACAGAGTTGGGAGACAGAGGAAGGCGATAAAAGAGCAAAGTATAATGACAAAGTTGATGGAGCAGGTGCTCAACCCGTTCCTATTAATGTTATCCATCCGGTAAGTGGTGGTAACCCTGGCTCGTCGGATCGAAAGTGCGAATCTGTTGTGGATTTAACCAAGGGGACCAGCAGTCCTGCATCGTCTCATACAGTGAAAGATAAGGAGAAAGCCAG GGTTAAACCCTAA